DNA from Streptomyces sp. Edi4:
GCTGCGACCTGGAGCATGACGTCGCCGAGCGCCGCGAGCCCGCTCGCGGTGACGGTGACGTTGCCGTGGAAGGGCGTGTACCCCTCGGCCGTGATGGCCAGCCGGTACTCGCCCGCCGGAACCGTCGTGACCACCGTCCCGAACGGGTCGGTCTCCCCGCCCACGACGCGGCGGCCCGAAGCGTCGCTGACCACGAACTCGGCCCGCTGTACGGGCTCGCTGACCGGATCGAGCACCCGGCAGCTGAGCACGCCCGCGGTCGACGGAACGGCCAGGCCCGCCAGCGGCCCGAGACGAAGCGGAGAACTGGCCGAGCTTTTGCCGAACCAGCGGCTGAACACTGTGCACGCACCCCCGCGCGAAGAAGTAACTGCCGGGCCGCGCCGGGGGCGGACATCCTCATCCGCCCTCGCCACAGCAGGTCCCCGACCCCATGACGAAGACGCATTCGATCACTGATGTGCCGTTCGAGGCAAACGCGGCGCCTAGTCACTGTTGCGGCACCTGTCACCAGAGGCCCGAATTGGCCATTCCGCTTCCCCGGCCCCCAGCCCACCCGCTCCCCGCCCGCGACTCCCCGTCGTACGTCGCAGGCCCTGGTCCTCTCGACTGAAGCAGACCGGGCCCAACTGCCGCTAGCGTCAAGGGGCGTGACGATCTCCGAGCCGGCGCGCAGCCGCGAACAGCGCAAGCAGGACGTCCTGACGCGCCTCGAAAAGGACGAGGACGCCTGGGTGGCGACCGCCTCCGCCACCGGTGAACCACACCTCATACCTCTCTCCTTCGTCTGGGAGCACGGCACACTCCTGATGTGCACCCGTCGAGCCAGCCCCACCCTGCGCAACGTCGAGTCCGGCGACCGCCCCGTCCAGGTCACGCTGGGGCACACCCGCGATGTCGTGCACATCACGGGCACCGCCGTCACCATTTCGCCCTCCGAACTCCCCACTGACTCGGCCGACGCCTTCGCCGCCAAGATCGTGTGGGACCCGCGCGAGAACGCCGCGTACACCTACTTCCGTGTCGTCCCCCAGCACGTCCTGGCATGGCGCGAGGCCAATGAAATAGCCGGCCGCGAGCTGATGCGCGACGGCATCTGGCTCGTCTGACCCCTCAACTCCGCGCGCCCGACGCCAGGATGGGTGCGTGATGGCCACGGGATGGACGCTTGTCGCGGGGCCGCCGCGCCGCCACCCACCGCCAGAGTCACGGCCGCCGGTCGCGGCCGGTCATGGGCCTCGCCCCCGGGGCGCCGCTGCCGCCTGCGTCGTGTCGCGGCCCCGGGGCACGGCCCGCAGGGTGTCGCCCACACCCGTGACCGCGATCGCCCCGTCGGTGTCGGTCCGCAGCACTGCGGCACCCCACGCCCGCAGCACGGCGATCGTGCCGGGTGCTGGGTGGCCGTACCGGTTGCCCCGTCCGACCGAGACCAGCGCAAGCCTCGGACGTACGGATCGCAACAGGCCGGGATCCTGATGCGCCGAGCCGTGGTGGGCGACCTTCAGGACGTCCACCCGGACCGGCATCGGCTGCCGCCGCGACAACTGCCGTTGGGCCGGGGGTTCGAGATCGCCCGGCAACAGCAGGGTCAGCCCGTTGGCGGCACGGACGAGCAGCGTGACGCTGGCGTCATTGGGCCCGTCCGGCGCCGGAGCGGGTTGCGGTGGAGGCCACAGGACCTCCCACGAAAGCCCGCCCAGCACCCGCCGTTCCCCGAACCCGGCCGTCACCAACGCGACCCCCTCCGCCGCCGCAGTGCGCCGCACGAACGCCGCCTGGTCCGCCGGCTCCGCGAACCCCGTCGTCTCGATGGCCCCGACCGTCCGTCCCCGCAACACCCCGGCAAGACCGCCCACATGGTCGGCGTGGAAGTGCGTGAGCACCAGCAGCGGGATCCGGGTGACGCCGAGTTCGCGCAGACAGCGGTCCACCGGCGCCGGCTCGGGCCCGGCATCGACCACCACGGCCGCGCCCCCGCCCGCCGCCAGCACCGTGGCATCCCCTTGTCCCACATCGCACATCGCGTACGACCAGTCCGGCGGCGGCCACCCGGTGACGATCCTGGTGAGCGGCGCGGGCCGCACCACGGCGAGCAGCAGCACGAGTGCGAGTGTCGCGGCCGCCCAGGGGTGTCGGGGAATCCTCCGCGCCAGGAGCACCACCAGCGCGGTGACGACCGCGAGCAGCAGTCCCCCGGCCCAGCCGCCCGGCCAGCCCGACTCCGCGCCGGGCAGAGCCGCCCCGGTGCGCGCCACCGACGCGATCCACGTGGTGGGCCAACTCGCGCACCAGGCGAGGAGTTTGGCGAGGGGCATCGCGACCGGCGCCGCGGCGAGGGCGGCGAACCCCGCGACCGTCGCCAGCGCCACTCCCGGCTCGGCCAGCAGATTGCACGGTACGGCGACCAGGCTGATCCGCGCCGCGAACACGGCCACCACCGGCGCGCACACCGCCTGCGCCGCCGCAGCGGCGGCCAGCACCTCGGCGAGCCTGGCCGGCACCCCGCGTCGACGCAGCGCCGCGCTCCAGCCCGGCGCGATGGTGAGCAGGGCCCCCGTGGCGAGCACCGACAGCAGGAACCCATAGCTGCGGGCCAGTTCGGGCGCGTACAGCACCAGCAGCAGGACGGTGGCCGCCAGCGCGGGAATCAAGGATCGCCGCCGGCCCGTGCCGATCGCCAGCAGCGCGACCAGGCCGCACGCGGCGGCCCGCAGCACACT
Protein-coding regions in this window:
- a CDS encoding pyridoxamine 5'-phosphate oxidase family protein; translated protein: MTISEPARSREQRKQDVLTRLEKDEDAWVATASATGEPHLIPLSFVWEHGTLLMCTRRASPTLRNVESGDRPVQVTLGHTRDVVHITGTAVTISPSELPTDSADAFAAKIVWDPRENAAYTYFRVVPQHVLAWREANEIAGRELMRDGIWLV
- a CDS encoding ComEC/Rec2 family competence protein — translated: MSRVEIHAESGGRLGVANPHREGPTDLRLVGPALGAWGGAALAGNLSGAAASWCVALCLALMGVLVAPAVRDRLSRRGQEARAACQGECRAETAGGLDAARGREGADASDARDAGDSGGVSDAGRPGNADNASDPGGAASGSTTGSTGKGVGGVWRYRGAVAGVLVCVAVGMTVGGLHAEQARRGPVPGLAREFGRATMELVVAGDPRPTRSGGWGGTSVAVDAEVERVVGADGEECRVHTPVLVLAPGSWRGLLPSTRVRVDARLAPGEGKVAAVLKVPNGPPRVIGAPNAVQRWAGELRSGLREATQRLSPDARALLPGLVVGDTSRVTPELRAAFQATDLTHLMAVSGSNLMIVLVLLIGPPGRALLAERGGLAPRLGVSLRGTALLGGLLTIAFVVVCRPEPSVLRAAACGLVALLAIGTGRRRSLIPALAATVLLLVLYAPELARSYGFLLSVLATGALLTIAPGWSAALRRRGVPARLAEVLAAAAAAQAVCAPVVAVFAARISLVAVPCNLLAEPGVALATVAGFAALAAAPVAMPLAKLLAWCASWPTTWIASVARTGAALPGAESGWPGGWAGGLLLAVVTALVVLLARRIPRHPWAAATLALVLLLAVVRPAPLTRIVTGWPPPDWSYAMCDVGQGDATVLAAGGGAAVVVDAGPEPAPVDRCLRELGVTRIPLLVLTHFHADHVGGLAGVLRGRTVGAIETTGFAEPADQAAFVRRTAAAEGVALVTAGFGERRVLGGLSWEVLWPPPQPAPAPDGPNDASVTLLVRAANGLTLLLPGDLEPPAQRQLSRRQPMPVRVDVLKVAHHGSAHQDPGLLRSVRPRLALVSVGRGNRYGHPAPGTIAVLRAWGAAVLRTDTDGAIAVTGVGDTLRAVPRGRDTTQAAAAPRGRGP